In a genomic window of Ranitomeya imitator isolate aRanImi1 chromosome 5, aRanImi1.pri, whole genome shotgun sequence:
- the LOC138638176 gene encoding uncharacterized protein has product MSSSGSPPPQQQQVSESESDEELSEGTETGGDIEVEEEPSSPAAAAAAGAAERPAQHEGSPRRSQSRRTRRRGRPSASQCAPEYDSDIDIEALIEEVREREPLWNMADRRHADTSVTRRLWLEVCRNIFARWEDLLPQQQSKLCTKVRKRWRSLRDRFKREFNEEMQAPSGSAARKKRRYRYGPNLSFLRETMLSRVTYSSHRAPASTSAPSEAIPPESATGDHVGRPHTSHPSVPSTSSASTSGVQPSLLASDGQQIAFPLPHPSDPATSTPPVGSWRQRQRGQERS; this is encoded by the exons atgtcctcttccggcagccctcctccacagcaacagcaggtatcg gaatcagaatccgatgaggagctgtcggaagggaccgagacgggtggagacatcgaagtggaggaggaaccaagt tctcctgctgctgctgctgctgctggtgctgctgaacgtccagcacagcatgaaggttctcccaggcgctcccagagtcggcggactcgacgccgcggtcggccatca gcttcacagtgtgctcccgaatacgattcagatatcgatattgaagccctcatcgaggaggttcgtgaacgggagccactgtggaacatggctgaccgcaggcatgctgataccagtgtcacccgtcggctctggttggaagtatgccggaacatctttgcgaggtgggaggaccttcttccacagcagcagagcaaactat gtaccaaggttaggaagcggtggcggtcattgagggatcgctttaagagggagtttaacgaggagatgcaggccccgagtggctcagcagcaaggaagaagaggaggtacagatatggcccgaacctctccttcctgagggaaaccatgctgagtagagt cacctactccagccaccgtgcgcctgcatctacctctgcaccctctgaagcgatccctcctgagtccgccaccggggaccacgtcggtaggccccacacctctcacccctctgtcccctccacttcatccgcctctaccagtggagtgcagccttccttactcgcatctgatggtcaacagatagcgttccctttaccccacccctctgaccctgccacctctacaccaccggtaggttcatggcggcagcgtcagaggggtcaggaaaggagctaa
- the LOC138638175 gene encoding uncharacterized protein, producing the protein MMDGVIGRISSLVTEVIFETNRLDIIVREKEAAAERRMMQRRRRRFWIHPINELRMTRGVQSTLYLELRCNPQKFFSYVRMRMEHFDYLVGKIEDVIQRQDTRMRLAITPAERLMVTLRFLATGESLTSLHFQFRLGISTIGGIVKDTCRAIWDTLQLEYIPQPTMEIWMRSSEQFERMCNFPNCVGAVDGKHIRIAKPAGTGSEYYNYKKYFSIVLMAIADANCRFLAVDIGAYGRSNDSQVFKNSPMGRCLYGDTYNFPPARPLPGTSEPALPYVCVGDEAFQLSPHLLKPYSSRELHRTKRVFNYRLTRARRVVECSFGILTAKWRVLLTAIKLDTKTVDDVVKACVVLHNFVISKEPVTLDDEQLETSLWDYRSASVRSTGSVTRMREQFAEYFLSPVGRIPWQDIIV; encoded by the exons atgatggatggtgtaattgggaggatttcgagtttggttactgaagttatatttgagacgaatcgcctggatatcatagtgcgggagaaggaggcggcagcagaaagacggatgatgcaacggagaaggcgacgattctggatacatccaatcaatgagctgcggatgaccaggggtgtccagtccactctctatctggagttgcggtgcaacccccaaaaattctttagttatgtacggatgaggatggaacatttcgattatttggttggaaaaatagaggatgtcatccaaaggcaggacacaaggatgaggcttgccatcacaccggcggagcggctcatggtgacactgcg cttcctagctacgggtgagtctttgacttcactccatttccaattccggctggggatttccactattggcggaattgtgaaggacacatgtcgtgcgatttgggacactttacagctggagtatatcccacaaccaacaatggaaatctggatgagaagttccgaacaatttgagcgaatgtgtaattttccaaattgtgttggtgctgtggacggcaaacacattaggattgcaaaaccggcaggaacaggatccgagtactataactataaaaaatacttctcaattgtactcatggctattgctgacgccaactgccgattccttgctgtggatataggagcgtatggccggtccaacgactcacaagtgtttaaaaactctccgatgggtcgctgcctgtatggagatacatacaatttcccgccagcaagaccgctcccaggaaccagtgaaccagccttgccctatgtgtgtgtaggtgatgaagcctttcaactgtcgccgcacctactgaaaccatacagcagccgtgaattacaccgcaccaagcgggtatttaattaccgtcttaccagagcaagaagagtggtagagtgctctttcggtattttgacagcaaagtggagagttctgctgacggcaataaaactggatacaaaaactgtagacgatgttgtcaaggcatgtgtggtgctccataattttgttatttcaaaggagcccgttaccttggatgacgaacaattggagacatccttgtgggattaccgaagtgcctctgttcgctccaccggttctgttactaggatgagggaacagtttgctgaatattttttgtcacctgttgggcggattccatggcaagacataattgtgtga
- the TTC14 gene encoding tetratricopeptide repeat protein 14 isoform X2, translated as MDKDLVRQSFSYHGPTLLSLVKCEQHDHAGFRQLLGELSKWPQYRKERNLDTIEIQQFIARKADLLFALSWKSNVRENAESQESSEGCYAVMPPLEQFMEVPSTQKRELFCRDVERGDVVIGRITSIRDFGFFMVLISMGSGILRALESLEISALCPIRDVPSQSNHGDPLSYYQIGDLIQAAVKDIDRYHEKITLSLHKSSLPSHLSHLKLGVISSEDMPEYYKHSTAFSSSSDTYEKVLRQSVAFSNPSTVEFLLSTLGIDESKPPSLIRGLQRENFCDQDYAPFLRRKQSSSWALKCVKMGVDYFKLGRHVDAMNEYNKALEIDPKNVEALVARGALYATKGSLNKAIDDFEIALENCPTHKNARKYLCQTLVERGGQLEEEDKLLNAESYYNKALTIDKSFMEAEEALNKVRQCIQRET; from the exons ATGGATAAGGACCTGGTGCGGCAGAGCTTCAGCTACCACGGCCCCACTCTGCTCTCACTGgtaaagtgtgagcagcatgaccaCGCCGGCTTCAGGCAGCTGCTGGGAGAACTGTCCAAGTGGCCGCAATACAG GAAAGAGAGGAATCTCGACACCATTGAAATTCAGCAGTTCATTGCCAGGAAAGCAGATCTGCTCTTTGCCCTGTCATGGAAGTCTAATGTCCGGGAGAATGCAGAGTCGCAAGAATCGTCGGAAG GTTGCTATGCAGTCATGCCCCCTTTGGAACAATTCATGGAGGTCCCTAGCACTCAGAAAAGGGAGTTGTTTTGCAGAGATGTTGAGCGCGGTGATGTCGTTATTGGAAGAATTACTTCGATTCGTGACTTTGGATTTTTCATGGTGCTGATCTCAATGGGCAGTGGCATATTGAGAGCTCTCGAGTCATTAGAGATAAGT GCTTTGTGTCCTATTAGAGATGTGCCTTCCCAAAGTAACCAtggtgatcctttgtcatattatcAAATTGGAGACCTAATTCAAG CTGCTGTAAAGGATATTGACCGTTACCATGAAAAGATCACTCTGTCCTTGCATAAGTCTTCACTTCCAAGTCATCTGTCTCATCTAAAGCTTGGAGTTATCAGCTCAGAAGATATGCCTGAATACTATAA ACACAGCACTGCCTTCTCCAGCAGCAGCGACACTTATGAAAAGGTCCTGCGACAATCTGTGGCATTTTCCAACCCATCTACTGTTGAATTCCTCCTCAGTACTCTTGGAATTGATGAATCTAAGCCACCATCTTTAATACGAGGCCTTCAGAG ggagaatttttgtGATCAAGATTATGCTCCTTTTTTAAGAAGAAAGCAGTCCTCCTCATGGGCATTAAAGTG tgtGAAGATGGGAGTTGATTACTTCAAGCTGGGACGCCATGTTGATGCCATGAATGAATACAACAAAGCATTGGAAATTGATCCCAAAAATGTTGAAGCTCTGGTAGCACGAGGTGCCTT aTATGCTACAAAAGGCAGCTTAAATAAAGCAATTGATGATTTTGAAATTGCCTTAGAAAACTGCCCAACTCATAAGAATGCAAGAAAGTACCTTTGCCAAACGCTCGTGGAGAGAGGTGGCCA GCTGGAGGAGGAGGATAAACTACTGAATGCGGAAAGTTACTACAATAAGGCTTTAACCATTGACAAATCCTTCATGGAGGCTGAGGAAGCTCTGAATAAAGTGCGCCAATGTATACAG AGAGAAACATGA